The following coding sequences lie in one Synechococcus sp. PCC 7336 genomic window:
- a CDS encoding type II secretion system protein, protein MLCRRTINRPNIRGFSLVESLAVLGMVSILAVVAAPSLRPIFDRQTLLRSTTLVRRALKEAQRQAMRDGSSCSVMFSATDIETRCPPTSPTATRIEQLPDEVSIPLNSTVTYTFRGTATGAGSIIQLDMDGLTSRCVEVVSIVGKLRTGVINSGNCVL, encoded by the coding sequence ATGCTGTGTCGAAGGACAATTAACCGCCCAAATATTAGGGGATTTTCCCTAGTAGAATCATTGGCAGTTCTCGGGATGGTAAGCATCCTTGCTGTAGTCGCTGCACCTAGCTTGCGCCCAATCTTCGATCGGCAAACCCTACTGCGATCGACCACTTTAGTTAGAAGGGCGCTCAAAGAGGCACAGCGGCAAGCCATGCGAGATGGCTCCTCTTGCTCAGTAATGTTTTCTGCCACCGATATTGAAACCCGGTGCCCACCTACTAGTCCTACCGCCACTCGAATAGAGCAGCTTCCCGATGAAGTATCTATCCCTTTAAACAGTACCGTTACATATACGTTTCGAGGCACTGCAACGGGCGCAGGAAGCATTATTCAACTGGATATGGATGGGTTAACGAGTCGATGTGTAGAAGTTGTGTCAATTGTGGGTAAACTTCGCACTGGCGTTATCAATAGTGGTAATTGCGTGCTGTAA
- a CDS encoding type II secretion system protein J gives MKPNQISQLKIQAISKGFTLIEILVALVVAAIASTLFVSLIRVYLAANETNETRSTNQLNLNLALDLIADEIRSGNQLNLAAPACPPTLAGEPLCTQAVLSIQDDMSMEIVAYYLADAISGEHEGDRVIQRWGNAFDATGNATGTARNDTLLDGLGSTMPVTSTDCQDTSLTPRGDSSFYICVSGNQTAEIHIQTPDGTAVSTTVSTRL, from the coding sequence ATGAAACCGAATCAAATCTCTCAGCTAAAAATTCAAGCAATCTCAAAAGGATTTACCTTAATTGAAATCCTAGTTGCTTTAGTTGTTGCTGCAATTGCATCTACCCTATTTGTTAGTCTTATCAGAGTGTATTTAGCTGCTAACGAAACTAACGAAACTCGTTCCACTAACCAATTAAACCTCAATCTAGCTTTGGACCTGATTGCCGACGAGATCCGCAGCGGTAATCAGTTAAATCTTGCTGCTCCAGCCTGTCCTCCTACGCTTGCTGGTGAACCACTCTGTACTCAAGCAGTTTTATCCATTCAAGATGATATGTCAATGGAGATCGTTGCATATTATCTTGCGGATGCCATCTCAGGTGAACACGAAGGGGATAGAGTCATTCAACGATGGGGCAATGCATTTGATGCCACTGGAAATGCCACAGGGACAGCAAGAAATGACACATTACTGGATGGACTTGGTAGCACAATGCCAGTTACATCTACAGATTGTCAGGATACATCTCTGACGCCGCGAGGAGACTCCTCGTTTTATATATGTGTGAGTGGCAATCAAACGGCAGAAATTCATATCCAGACTCCAGATGGAACTGCAGTTTCTACTACTGTATCTACTCGGTTGTAA
- a CDS encoding alpha/beta hydrolase, with protein MKQILSIIPMLSLLLGGVGLFLSLWIVLPAPTAFLLPLSVGAPEISPWLMLGNAIAVLFALSSRAFPMWRIAVALSILGLILSSWPLLRLPATVRRTTAEFQQQLGIASDLLPQLVQSPLRSQPFSLVDTFLGIPSPAVYRSEAIPFATPEGIPLHLAIYRPLRGGNNPAIVTIYGGSWQRGSPSDHEAFNRYMAGRGYTAISIDYRHAPEYRFPTQLEDVQTAIAWIRDRAAEYRVDTDRIAVLGRSAGAQLAMLLAYSPETPPLRAVVSYYGPIDLANGYRHPPFPDPIGTRRVLETFLGGSPAQFPSLYRQASPIHLVKENLPPTLLVYGSRDRVVEARYARGLAEQLHAAGNRAALIEIPWADHAFDTVFNGVSSQLSLYYTERFLAWALRDAEPPSPG; from the coding sequence GTGAAGCAAATTCTTTCGATTATTCCAATGCTTTCACTCTTGCTCGGTGGTGTGGGTTTATTTCTCAGCCTGTGGATTGTGCTCCCTGCCCCTACCGCATTCCTGCTGCCGTTGTCCGTCGGTGCGCCTGAAATCAGCCCTTGGCTGATGCTGGGGAATGCGATCGCCGTTCTCTTTGCTCTCAGTTCTCGGGCCTTTCCAATGTGGAGAATAGCCGTGGCCCTCAGCATTCTGGGGCTCATCCTCAGCAGTTGGCCCTTGCTGCGACTCCCGGCAACAGTACGACGCACCACGGCAGAATTTCAGCAGCAGTTGGGGATTGCCTCAGATCTGTTGCCCCAACTGGTCCAGTCCCCACTGCGATCGCAACCCTTCAGCCTTGTCGATACCTTTCTGGGCATTCCCAGTCCTGCCGTCTATCGCAGCGAGGCCATTCCGTTTGCTACCCCTGAAGGGATACCCCTACACTTGGCGATCTATCGCCCCTTGCGTGGGGGAAACAATCCTGCGATCGTGACGATTTACGGGGGCTCGTGGCAGAGGGGGAGTCCCTCTGACCATGAGGCTTTCAACCGTTATATGGCTGGACGCGGATATACCGCGATCTCGATTGATTACCGCCATGCCCCCGAGTATCGATTCCCCACCCAACTGGAAGATGTACAAACGGCGATCGCCTGGATTCGCGATCGCGCTGCAGAGTACCGCGTCGATACCGATCGTATCGCCGTCTTGGGGCGATCGGCGGGGGCACAGCTCGCCATGCTGCTAGCCTATTCCCCCGAAACTCCTCCCCTTCGAGCGGTGGTCAGTTACTACGGTCCGATTGACCTTGCCAATGGCTATCGCCATCCCCCCTTTCCCGATCCCATCGGCACTCGTAGGGTTCTAGAGACATTCCTGGGAGGATCGCCCGCCCAATTCCCGAGCCTCTATCGACAAGCCTCTCCGATCCATTTAGTGAAAGAAAATCTACCGCCGACGCTGCTGGTTTATGGCAGTCGCGATCGCGTTGTGGAGGCCCGCTACGCAAGAGGGTTGGCGGAGCAGTTGCACGCTGCTGGCAATCGGGCTGCCCTCATCGAAATTCCTTGGGCAGACCATGCCTTCGATACTGTATTTAATGGCGTTAGCAGCCAACTGTCGCTTTACTACACCGAACGATTTTTAGCTTGGGCCTTGCGCGATGCCGAACCGCCCTCACCGGGCTGA
- the cas6 gene encoding CRISPR-associated endoribonuclease Cas6, with protein sequence MEFPNRLAARRAADLLHKQGKRLWPQGTEIVGVEFELKAIADSALERTYAKGLHAWLLKQFQAIDPELSARMHDRADEKGFTMSRLRGDLLLQQGGFRIKQGDRFYWSVSGLNREVVEGLHGWLRSPMERVELHGAPLEVVACRLELKGKTYAQLWKSGLQNQVTLSFVSPCGFRRKGQHLPLPWPFNVFQSYLRRWLSFADVKVDREEFLEWVDAGAIVRQHRLESCKVAAGKQGMVTGFVGAVTFGLSAEARKREEFVRMFGALCQYAPYCGTGHKTAFGLGQTRSGWLAMEGESSVIDANELLAKRIEELQGEFFAQRQRQGGERAAQTAQLWATILARRETGESLGAIAEDLDMLYETVKTYVKLARRALREKAEQSNS encoded by the coding sequence ATGGAATTTCCCAATCGTTTAGCGGCTCGAAGGGCAGCAGATCTGCTGCACAAGCAGGGGAAACGACTGTGGCCTCAGGGGACGGAAATCGTTGGGGTTGAGTTTGAGTTGAAAGCGATCGCGGATAGTGCCTTAGAGAGAACTTATGCCAAGGGGTTACATGCCTGGTTATTAAAGCAGTTTCAGGCGATAGACCCAGAGTTGTCGGCGCGGATGCACGATCGCGCGGATGAGAAGGGATTTACCATGTCGAGATTGCGTGGGGATCTGCTGCTGCAACAGGGGGGATTTCGTATCAAGCAAGGCGATCGCTTCTATTGGTCTGTGTCGGGATTGAATCGTGAAGTGGTGGAGGGGTTGCATGGATGGCTGAGATCTCCGATGGAGCGGGTGGAGCTGCATGGGGCACCGTTGGAGGTCGTAGCTTGCCGATTGGAATTGAAGGGTAAGACCTATGCTCAGTTGTGGAAGAGCGGGTTGCAAAATCAAGTGACGCTGAGCTTTGTGTCTCCCTGTGGGTTTCGGCGGAAGGGACAGCATTTGCCGTTGCCTTGGCCGTTCAATGTGTTTCAGAGTTACTTGCGACGGTGGCTGTCGTTTGCTGATGTGAAGGTGGATCGAGAAGAGTTTTTGGAATGGGTGGATGCAGGAGCGATCGTGCGGCAACATCGGCTTGAATCTTGCAAGGTGGCAGCGGGCAAGCAGGGTATGGTGACGGGTTTTGTGGGGGCGGTGACGTTTGGGTTGTCGGCAGAAGCACGTAAAAGGGAAGAGTTTGTGCGGATGTTTGGGGCGTTGTGCCAGTACGCGCCCTATTGCGGGACGGGACATAAGACGGCGTTTGGTTTGGGGCAAACTCGCTCGGGCTGGCTGGCAATGGAGGGGGAAAGTTCTGTCATTGATGCTAACGAGCTGTTGGCGAAGCGGATTGAAGAGCTGCAAGGGGAGTTTTTTGCCCAGAGACAGAGGCAAGGGGGGGAGCGGGCAGCGCAGACGGCGCAGCTATGGGCGACGATTTTGGCGCGGCGGGAGACTGGGGAGTCTTTAGGCGCGATCGCGGAGGATTTGGACATGCTTTACGAGACAGTAAAGACTTACGTAAAGTTGGCGCGGCGAGCGTTGAGGGAGAAGGCAGAACAGAGTAATAGTTAG
- the cas10 gene encoding type III-A CRISPR-associated protein Cas10/Csm1, with translation MTEISHQIALNIFQQALLNLAQWANTPLAHQPSPVPPNADRAIQTTKHLTQWLPNATIGPLKVIFDTIALRQTQPCNHYWPPQAIATPPSDRPNPSPAIPYPTTQPPLQAELDTLKQDIKTALATLTPTDWQNLPYLMLFLEKYGTYLSYTQPDIALYDLVKTTAAIASSLGNTPDAPKLSLIAGDLSGIQDFIYTIASDGALKSLRARSFTLELVTEEIVQQLSIRLNLPRSNTLYAGGGNLYLLAPANDFTASTVAAIRDEFNTWLFDEFQGKVFLSLAQQTFQTETVATPAFTNSWQGAIAQLSLQKSRKFESQLDRLLAISASHEPCKVCHRDDIETLKPLDGEDGVDACPTCRKMFALGGQLLDVGALVRSSVSPQGNQQNYIQIFSKDRATYYYLFPNAKAIPPEPQTVYLINNWDLSLYKFPHFENPTPLLLGNYGERTALASETGVMTAAEMAERATGIQRVGHLRMDVDRLGQIFAEGLGEHYTLPRLAGLSRQMSYFFKVYLNSLAAFRARNFLDLADTQPFRSITKQPRQELLFIYAGGDDLFVSGAWDRVVEFAFDVYQSFRAFTGWHPDITLSGGISLSLPKYPLYQSAADSGRAESNAKGNGRDSLGLFDRVFKWREWLGEFDSKVAAIDSIPEDIRTYIGDDSSLALFGVLPFVERLQELLGTDTSKGFVRNLLATAQLQEKWLESADKQDVEHRRDIRYFLHLPKVAYTLSRLPNAVKNAQGFDDISTSLKSPYNAPYFRAIATWLDLLNRSTASVKGIPTHE, from the coding sequence ATGACCGAAATATCCCATCAAATCGCCCTCAATATCTTTCAACAAGCCCTATTAAACCTCGCACAATGGGCCAACACCCCCTTAGCCCACCAACCATCACCCGTACCCCCCAACGCCGATCGCGCCATCCAAACCACCAAACACCTCACCCAATGGCTCCCTAACGCAACCATCGGCCCCCTCAAAGTCATCTTCGACACGATCGCTCTTCGCCAAACCCAGCCCTGCAACCACTACTGGCCTCCCCAAGCGATCGCCACCCCCCCAAGCGATCGCCCCAACCCATCCCCAGCCATCCCTTACCCCACAACCCAACCCCCCTTACAAGCAGAACTCGACACCCTCAAACAAGACATCAAAACTGCCCTAGCCACCCTGACCCCAACAGACTGGCAAAACCTCCCCTATCTGATGCTGTTCCTCGAAAAATACGGCACCTATCTCAGCTATACCCAGCCAGACATCGCCCTCTACGACCTCGTCAAAACCACAGCCGCGATCGCCTCCAGCCTCGGTAACACCCCCGACGCCCCCAAACTCAGCCTCATCGCAGGCGACCTCTCCGGCATCCAAGACTTCATCTACACCATCGCCTCCGACGGAGCCCTTAAATCCCTACGAGCCCGCAGCTTCACGCTGGAACTCGTGACCGAAGAAATCGTTCAGCAACTATCCATCCGCCTGAACCTCCCGAGATCGAACACCCTCTACGCAGGCGGCGGCAACCTCTACCTGTTGGCACCCGCCAATGACTTCACAGCCTCCACCGTTGCCGCCATTCGGGATGAATTCAACACCTGGCTTTTCGACGAATTTCAAGGGAAAGTCTTTTTAAGCTTGGCCCAGCAGACATTTCAGACAGAAACTGTCGCCACCCCAGCCTTTACCAATAGCTGGCAAGGCGCGATCGCCCAACTCAGCCTCCAAAAAAGCCGCAAATTCGAGAGCCAACTCGACCGCCTCTTAGCGATATCGGCCTCCCACGAGCCTTGTAAAGTCTGTCACCGAGACGACATTGAAACCCTGAAACCCCTCGACGGCGAAGATGGCGTCGATGCCTGCCCCACCTGTCGAAAGATGTTTGCACTGGGGGGCCAGCTTTTGGATGTGGGGGCGTTAGTTCGCTCGTCTGTCTCCCCCCAAGGCAATCAGCAGAATTACATCCAAATCTTTTCAAAAGATCGCGCTACTTACTACTATCTTTTCCCAAACGCCAAAGCCATCCCTCCAGAACCCCAAACCGTTTACCTCATCAACAATTGGGATCTTTCCCTCTACAAATTCCCCCATTTCGAGAACCCGACCCCCCTGCTGCTGGGCAACTACGGAGAAAGAACCGCCCTCGCATCCGAAACAGGCGTTATGACTGCCGCAGAAATGGCAGAACGAGCCACAGGCATTCAGCGGGTGGGTCACCTGCGCATGGACGTCGATCGACTGGGACAGATATTTGCCGAAGGCTTGGGGGAGCACTACACCTTGCCCAGACTGGCGGGACTCTCGCGGCAAATGAGCTATTTTTTCAAGGTCTATCTCAACAGCTTGGCCGCATTCCGCGCTCGCAACTTCCTCGACCTTGCCGATACGCAACCCTTTCGCAGCATCACCAAGCAACCCCGTCAGGAACTTCTCTTCATCTACGCAGGCGGAGACGATCTGTTCGTCAGTGGAGCCTGGGATCGGGTCGTGGAATTCGCCTTCGATGTCTACCAGAGCTTTCGAGCCTTCACCGGCTGGCATCCCGACATCACCCTTTCCGGCGGTATCAGCCTCAGCCTGCCCAAGTATCCCCTCTACCAATCCGCAGCCGATTCCGGTCGGGCTGAAAGCAACGCCAAAGGCAACGGTCGCGATAGTTTGGGATTGTTCGATCGCGTCTTTAAATGGCGGGAATGGCTGGGGGAATTCGATAGCAAAGTCGCAGCGATCGACAGCATCCCCGAAGACATCCGCACCTACATCGGCGACGACAGCTCGCTGGCTTTGTTTGGGGTTCTACCCTTCGTGGAGCGATTGCAAGAACTGCTAGGCACCGACACTTCCAAAGGCTTCGTTCGCAATCTCCTCGCCACCGCCCAGTTACAAGAAAAGTGGCTGGAAAGCGCAGACAAGCAGGACGTCGAGCACCGTCGCGATATCCGTTATTTCCTGCACCTACCGAAAGTTGCCTACACCCTCTCCCGGCTTCCCAACGCGGTCAAAAACGCGCAAGGCTTCGATGACATCAGTACATCCCTAAAAAGCCCGTACAACGCCCCATACTTTCGCGCGATCGCCACCTGGCTAGACCTTCTCAATCGCTCAACTGCTTCAGTAAAGGGAATCCCCACCCATGAGTAG
- the csm2 gene encoding type III-A CRISPR-associated protein Csm2 translates to MSRPNKPVHKSSGKGQHDRHQPSDRNPSDRIDRQMIATIQGLEDGLHTYNIRTLVEHAATFGPYLRNQPLETNQIRKFLDAINRLKAQLTGGETGAGNARDDAALFANIETDIVLLKPKLAYAAARQKAAKPLSDVMSAAIDKVRSLEDFERLVQLIESTIAYHKAEGGK, encoded by the coding sequence ATGAGTAGACCCAACAAACCCGTCCACAAATCATCCGGCAAAGGCCAACACGATCGGCATCAGCCATCCGATCGCAACCCGTCAGACAGGATCGATCGCCAAATGATTGCCACAATTCAGGGTCTCGAAGACGGCTTGCATACCTACAACATCCGTACTCTCGTAGAACATGCCGCCACATTTGGTCCGTACCTGCGCAATCAACCTCTGGAAACCAACCAAATTCGCAAGTTCCTCGATGCGATCAACCGTCTCAAAGCTCAACTGACGGGCGGCGAGACGGGCGCGGGCAATGCCAGGGACGATGCCGCCCTATTTGCCAATATTGAAACCGATATTGTCCTGCTCAAGCCAAAACTCGCCTACGCTGCGGCTCGACAAAAAGCGGCGAAACCCTTAAGCGATGTCATGTCAGCAGCCATCGACAAAGTCCGCAGCCTGGAGGATTTCGAACGCTTGGTTCAACTGATCGAATCCACCATCGCCTATCACAAAGCCGAGGGAGGCAAATAA
- the csm3 gene encoding type III-A CRISPR-associated RAMP protein Csm3, which yields MTVVERPQKALLGKLRVTSTLVVETGLHIGGGGETLEIGGVDKLVVRDPITQQPYLPGSSIKGKLRAILERLLNKPLNRVGNKIWRYESDDLVDGYTELGTEVYVAYEGAATCTVSRVFGSTGGSKCWIPSEIAREEELAPVNAPKTAIKGEEYTCIQGRNSPARLIVRDAHLLPESAQQLAKIDTGLYMTEWKFENGIDRITSAANPRQVERIPAGTKFRFEMVYTVEDEAQAIEDLNNLAIALAILEDDALGGHGSRGYGKVRFEQFRFYYRGVAQYRQVTAGTADFLQPIFEMADTAALLQQFGELTGAVRERLLPGGDA from the coding sequence ATGACCGTTGTCGAACGACCCCAAAAAGCTTTACTCGGAAAACTGCGCGTCACCAGCACGTTAGTGGTAGAGACGGGCTTGCATATCGGTGGAGGCGGTGAAACCCTCGAGATCGGCGGGGTGGACAAGTTGGTTGTTCGCGATCCGATTACTCAACAACCCTACCTACCCGGCTCGTCCATTAAAGGAAAGCTGCGAGCAATTCTGGAACGCTTGCTCAACAAGCCCCTTAACCGCGTTGGCAATAAAATCTGGCGTTACGAAAGTGACGATCTAGTGGATGGTTACACCGAGCTAGGCACCGAAGTCTACGTTGCCTATGAAGGAGCGGCAACCTGTACCGTCAGCCGCGTCTTTGGCTCCACCGGCGGTTCTAAATGCTGGATTCCCTCTGAGATTGCCCGCGAGGAAGAATTAGCTCCCGTCAACGCGCCCAAGACCGCCATCAAAGGAGAAGAGTACACCTGCATTCAAGGCCGTAACTCTCCAGCGCGTTTAATCGTGCGCGACGCCCATCTGCTGCCCGAATCGGCGCAGCAACTGGCCAAGATCGATACCGGCTTGTATATGACCGAATGGAAATTCGAGAACGGCATCGATCGCATTACCTCCGCCGCCAACCCGAGACAAGTGGAGCGCATCCCGGCAGGAACTAAGTTCCGCTTCGAGATGGTTTACACCGTGGAGGACGAAGCCCAAGCCATCGAAGACTTGAACAACCTGGCGATCGCCCTTGCCATTCTCGAAGACGACGCCCTCGGGGGACACGGTTCGCGCGGCTACGGCAAAGTCCGCTTCGAGCAATTCCGGTTTTATTACCGGGGGGTGGCGCAGTACCGCCAAGTGACGGCAGGAACTGCGGATTTCTTACAACCCATTTTCGAGATGGCAGATACTGCCGCCCTGTTGCAGCAATTTGGCGAACTGACCGGTGCAGTCCGAGAACGACTCCTACCGGGAGGCGATGCTTAG
- the csm4 gene encoding type III-A CRISPR-associated RAMP protein Csm4, with protein sequence MNFGRSPTHFGELGIGLEQTSERVRSDTLFSAWVSAYAKIFQKEGVEALLARFNHSPAPPFRVSSTFVYRREGDRFIDYLPKLVERPNGYPDNDLAFAKTYRKLAYLPLPIWRRWYQGGRFTPSDAAELAHYSDNPSESSSLSLFEAGCFSYGDAFESYELPKVSIDRTTRATNFYHTGYTQFAWEAGAELADVWEEDWNDEGIRSLAGLYFLLELPEESPELEEQLRQALMVLGEEGIGGERSSGAGRFRVAKSWQLPEHWQAVVEPKVEADRHALLSLFYQAGLQSSWLGEEARYAIQERGGWIASPFSGRQLRRKRVRMFAEGSVFPQKPEGQLADVTPEQFTLHPIYRNGIAVSLPVKLKAAS encoded by the coding sequence TTGAACTTTGGCCGCAGCCCCACCCACTTCGGCGAATTGGGGATCGGTCTCGAACAAACCTCCGAACGGGTGCGCTCTGACACCCTCTTCAGCGCTTGGGTCAGTGCCTACGCCAAGATCTTCCAAAAGGAAGGGGTAGAAGCCTTGCTGGCTCGATTCAACCACTCGCCAGCGCCTCCCTTTCGAGTCAGTTCGACCTTCGTTTATCGGCGAGAAGGCGATCGCTTCATCGACTATCTACCCAAACTCGTCGAACGCCCCAACGGCTATCCCGATAACGACCTCGCCTTCGCCAAGACCTATCGAAAGCTCGCTTACCTCCCCCTCCCCATCTGGCGGCGGTGGTATCAGGGTGGGCGATTTACACCGAGCGATGCTGCAGAGCTCGCACACTACAGCGACAATCCCTCCGAGAGTTCGTCGCTGTCTTTATTTGAAGCAGGATGCTTCAGCTACGGCGATGCCTTTGAGTCCTACGAATTACCCAAGGTCTCGATCGATCGCACCACCCGCGCCACCAACTTCTACCACACCGGCTACACCCAGTTTGCTTGGGAGGCGGGGGCCGAGCTGGCGGACGTATGGGAAGAGGACTGGAACGATGAGGGCATCAGAAGCTTGGCAGGATTGTACTTTCTCTTAGAATTGCCCGAAGAATCGCCAGAATTGGAGGAGCAGCTGAGACAGGCTCTGATGGTGTTGGGGGAAGAGGGGATCGGTGGAGAGCGCTCCAGTGGGGCCGGACGATTTCGCGTAGCGAAATCTTGGCAGCTGCCGGAGCACTGGCAGGCAGTGGTGGAACCCAAAGTAGAGGCCGATCGCCATGCGTTGCTGAGCCTGTTCTACCAAGCGGGCCTGCAGTCGAGCTGGTTGGGGGAAGAAGCTCGCTACGCTATCCAAGAACGGGGCGGCTGGATTGCCTCGCCATTCTCGGGGCGGCAGTTGCGACGAAAGAGGGTGCGGATGTTTGCGGAGGGCTCTGTTTTTCCGCAGAAGCCTGAAGGGCAGTTGGCGGATGTGACGCCCGAGCAATTCACCCTCCATCCGATTTACCGCAATGGCATTGCGGTGAGTTTGCCAGTCAAACTGAAAGCAGCTAGCTGA
- the csm5 gene encoding type III-A CRISPR-associated RAMP protein Csm5 translates to MTLAPSTAIFKPNLADSRTVRLTGRFLHIGSAVRQLNPYEYVQSGKFVYLTDTDLLARELQRRGFLNEYIRCVEARDPIASLLEDALGKEWAAARAPDGEAIFPKNRRILKQTSQKITDLRPAIRDGFWRHYVPGSSIKGAIRTAIAYRLLKYAEYYRVPQQQRPSAIEQRLRESMGELKHRAKKTDDDLFMDELFTNYGLSYGDREVKARQGPNTDIMRAVSVSDSEPLLEEKVERQGRKPGFINLPVVSEVLVSSHYQNSRAKYRASIYAELIFNLRTQFTLAVDTEMLAWFHHNRDMQLPFESVEDLLQICAEFGQDQWELERDYWSELKNNYDDRDRSLDFGYIREFYEKDCPYSFRLGWGSGLMGTTINLGMPEDLVEQIRDTCGIAAPGFQAPKSRRTIISPQGEIRFVPAWVKLEAL, encoded by the coding sequence ATGACTCTCGCCCCTAGCACTGCTATCTTCAAACCCAACCTCGCCGATTCCCGCACTGTGCGGCTAACGGGACGCTTCCTCCACATTGGCTCGGCGGTTCGACAATTGAATCCTTACGAGTACGTCCAAAGTGGCAAGTTTGTCTATTTGACCGATACGGATTTGCTGGCGCGAGAGCTCCAGCGGCGAGGCTTTTTGAACGAGTACATTCGTTGCGTCGAGGCGCGCGACCCGATTGCGTCATTGTTAGAGGATGCTCTGGGCAAGGAGTGGGCAGCCGCCAGAGCGCCAGATGGCGAAGCGATCTTTCCGAAAAACCGGCGCATCTTGAAACAGACCTCCCAAAAGATTACCGATCTGCGCCCCGCGATTCGAGATGGCTTCTGGCGACATTACGTTCCGGGTTCTTCGATTAAAGGGGCGATTCGAACCGCGATCGCCTATCGTCTGCTCAAATATGCCGAGTATTATCGAGTGCCCCAACAACAACGTCCCAGCGCGATCGAGCAACGCCTTAGAGAGTCGATGGGTGAGCTGAAGCATCGGGCAAAAAAAACAGATGACGACCTATTCATGGACGAGCTGTTTACCAATTACGGCTTGAGCTACGGCGATCGCGAGGTGAAGGCGCGGCAGGGACCGAATACGGATATTATGCGGGCGGTGTCGGTGTCGGATTCAGAGCCGCTGCTGGAGGAGAAAGTCGAGCGGCAGGGGCGTAAGCCGGGATTTATCAATTTGCCAGTGGTGTCGGAGGTATTGGTGTCCAGCCACTACCAGAACTCCAGAGCGAAGTACCGAGCATCTATCTATGCGGAACTGATTTTTAACTTGCGAACCCAATTTACCCTCGCGGTAGATACCGAGATGCTGGCTTGGTTCCACCACAATCGCGACATGCAGCTTCCCTTCGAATCGGTCGAGGATTTGCTCCAGATCTGCGCGGAGTTCGGGCAGGACCAATGGGAGCTAGAGCGAGATTATTGGAGCGAGCTCAAGAATAACTACGACGATCGGGATCGTTCTTTGGATTTTGGCTACATCCGGGAGTTTTACGAGAAAGACTGTCCCTACAGCTTTCGCTTGGGGTGGGGGAGTGGCTTGATGGGGACGACGATTAATTTGGGGATGCCCGAGGACTTGGTAGAACAGATTCGAGATACTTGCGGGATTGCTGCGCCTGGATTTCAAGCCCCCAAATCTCGTCGAACGATTATCAGTCCCCAGGGAGAGATCCGGTTCGTACCCGCCTGGGTCAAGCTGGAGGCACTCTGA
- the cas6 gene encoding CRISPR system precrRNA processing endoribonuclease RAMP protein Cas6, with the protein MQATWPLRVDEPVSLPQSYGLELVRLLHKRLGIEMGSEAVPSTSCSGIVGRCSLSREFVTFEPQQDYWLSLCGLQGESSKAILDLGMGDRLEMLGGCFEVGDREVDVTSYEQMYQEKVAQEPEPLKYLDLEFITPTTFSQNRLYLPLPVPVMMFRSWLERWNRFAPVYLGGDELLMFLGEGVAVSRHRIQSRSLVVGTSRVTGFVGNVSLRVMGWVDPLLGNVARLLVEYGSFAGTGTKTRIGMGCTRVK; encoded by the coding sequence GTGCAGGCGACTTGGCCGCTGAGGGTGGACGAGCCGGTCTCTTTGCCGCAATCTTATGGCTTGGAGTTGGTCCGGCTGTTGCACAAGCGGCTGGGGATTGAGATGGGAAGTGAGGCGGTACCGTCTACGTCTTGTTCGGGCATTGTCGGTCGCTGCTCGCTGTCGCGGGAGTTTGTGACATTTGAACCGCAGCAGGACTATTGGCTGTCTTTGTGTGGCTTGCAGGGGGAGTCTTCGAAGGCAATTTTAGATTTGGGGATGGGCGATCGCCTGGAGATGTTGGGGGGATGTTTTGAGGTGGGCGATCGCGAAGTGGATGTGACGAGTTACGAGCAGATGTATCAGGAGAAGGTGGCGCAAGAGCCAGAGCCTTTGAAGTATCTCGATCTAGAGTTCATAACGCCGACGACTTTTTCCCAGAATCGGCTTTATTTGCCTTTACCGGTGCCGGTGATGATGTTTCGCAGTTGGTTGGAGCGCTGGAATCGGTTTGCGCCAGTGTATTTGGGGGGGGACGAGTTGTTGATGTTTTTGGGGGAGGGGGTGGCGGTGTCGCGGCATCGGATTCAGTCGCGATCGTTAGTGGTGGGGACCAGTCGGGTGACAGGATTTGTAGGGAATGTGTCGTTGCGGGTGATGGGGTGGGTCGATCCGTTGTTGGGGAATGTAGCACGGCTGTTGGTGGAATATGGGAGCTTTGCAGGGACCGGAACTAAGACTCGGATTGGAATGGGCTGTACTCGGGTCAAGTAA